In Candidatus Dependentiae bacterium, the following proteins share a genomic window:
- the ndk gene encoding nucleoside-diphosphate kinase, protein MQTIKAILLSFTLAASTTQAQSCTLHKTDSNNTKTAVKTAPSIEQTFAMIKPEAVAKGDAGQIISLIEKNGFNIVRMEKRTFTKKQAEDFYTEHKGRPFYNDLVDYISSGPVIALMLEKENAITDWRTLLGATDPVQANMGTIRKMFAENKSQNAAHGSDSPEAAKRELAFFFKNEN, encoded by the coding sequence ATGCAAACTATTAAAGCAATACTATTATCATTTACTTTAGCTGCCTCTACCACTCAAGCTCAAAGTTGTACATTACATAAAACTGACAGCAACAATACAAAAACCGCAGTAAAAACAGCTCCATCCATTGAACAAACTTTTGCTATGATCAAACCGGAAGCAGTCGCAAAAGGCGATGCAGGCCAGATCATTTCATTAATTGAAAAAAATGGCTTTAACATTGTTCGCATGGAAAAACGTACGTTCACTAAAAAGCAGGCTGAAGATTTTTATACTGAGCACAAAGGACGCCCTTTTTATAACGATTTAGTCGATTATATCAGCTCAGGACCTGTCATAGCTTTAATGCTTGAAAAAGAAAATGCGATTACCGATTGGCGTACATTACTTGGTGCAACCGATCCTGTACAAGCGAATATGGGTACCATACGCAAAATGTTTGCTGAAAATAAAAGTCAAAATGCTGCACATGGCTCTGATTCTCCGGAAGCTGCAAAACGTGAACTTGCATTCTTTTTTAAAAACGAGAATTAA